The Candidatus Krumholzibacteriota bacterium region GGGAGACCCGGGAGCCTTCATGGACCGCTCGATCATCGAGACCGATCCGCACTCGGTCATCGAGGGCATGATCATCGGCTCGGTCGCCGTCGGCGCGAGGCAGGGGTTCATCTATCTCCGCAAGGAGTATCCCCTCGCCCTCGTGCGCCTGCGCAGGGCGATCGATCAGTGCCGCGCCCGCGGCATCCTCGGCGACGACATCCTCGGCTCCGGGCATTCCTTCGACATCCACGTGCACCGGGGCGCGGGCGCCTTCGTCTGCGGCGAATCGAGCGCCCTGATGGCCTCGATGGCCGGCAAGCCCGGCGAGCCGCGCGCCAAGTACGTGCACTCGGTCGAGTACGGCTTCCGCGACAAGCCGACGGTGCTCAACAACGTCGAGACCTGGGCGAACATCCCCGAGATCGTCGGCAGGGGCGCCGCGTGGTTCGCCGGCATCGGCTCGGGCGACGTCTCGAAGAGCCCCTGGAACGGCTCCTCGGGGACGAAGGTCTTCTCGCTCGTCGGCGACGTCCGCAACACGGGCCTCGTCGAGGTCCCGATGGGGATCACGCTGCGCGAGATCGTCGAGGAGATCGGCGGCGGCATCCCGGACGGCCGCCTCTTCAAGGCCGTCCAGACGGGCGGCCCCTCGGGCGGCTGCCTGCCGGCCGAAAAGCTCGACATGCCGGTCGATTTCGATTCCCTCTCCGAGGCCGGCTCGATGATGGGATCGGGCGGCATGATCGTCATGGACGATCACACCTGCATGGTCGACATCGCGCGCTACTTCATCGAATTCCTCATGGACGAGTCCTGCGGCAAGTGCACCGCCTGCCGCGAGGGCCTCTACCAGATGCACCGGATCCTCTCCCGCATCACCGGCGGCGAGGGAGTCGAGGGGGACGTCGGGAAGCTCGAGGAGCTCTGCGACACGGTGCGGGAAACGAGCCTCTGCCAGCTCGGCGGCTCCGCCCCCAACCCGGTCCTCTCGACGATCAGGTACTTCCGCGACGAGTACGACGCCCACATCCAGGACAAGCGGTGCCCCGCGGGCGTCTGCAAGGCGCTCGTCGCCTACTCGATCAACGACAACTGCACCGGCTGCCACCTGTGCTCCAGGAACTGCCCCGTCGACGCCATCGCCGGGGAACCGAAGGGCATGCACACGATCGACGAGACGAAATGCATCAGGTGCGGCATCTGCCACGAGGTCTGCAGGTTCGACGCCGTGGAGGTCAAGTAATGGCTACCGGGAAACACACCGTCGTCATCGACGGCGAGAAGCGGGTCGAGGTCGTCGAGGGAACGTATCTCCTCGACGTCCTCCGGGACAACGGCGTCGCCGTGCCGACCCTCTGTCACCACAAGGATCTCACCCCCGCGGGGCTCTGCCGCCTCTGCGTCGTCGAGGTGGAGCAGCGTGGCAAACGGAAGCTCGTCACCTCGTGCAACTTCCCCGTGCGGGGCGACATCGCCGTCTTTTCCTCGACAAAGAAGGTGAAGACGCACCGCAAACGCCTCGCCGAGATGTACCTCGGCCGCTGGCCGAACGTGCCGACGATCCAGTCGATCGCCAGGCTCTGCGGAGCGACGGACGCGGAGAAGTACCGGTCCCCCCTCACCGACGAGAACCCGAAGGCCTGCATCCTCTGCGGCCACTGCGTCAGGGCCTGCGAGGAGTTCATCATCGAGCGGATACTCGATTTCGCCGGCCGCGGGATCAAGCGCCACATGGCGATGCCCTTCGGCGAGGTCGATCCCCACTGCATCGGCTGCACCTCCTGCGCCTACGTCTGCCCGACCGGGGCGATCGAGATCATCGACGACATGAACCATCCGGTCGATCCGCAGCTCATCCGCGACTACGGGATGCGGATCAACGCCGAGATGGCAACGCTCGACAAGAACCAGTGCCGGATGCGCGAGGTGGGCACGGCGAACATCGTCGACGTGATGGACGCCTACGACCTCCTGCCCGTCCTCAACTACCAGTACGGCAAGCACGAGGACACGCCGAAGATCAACTCGGTGACCCTCAAGAAGAGCTACTTCACGCAGTCGATGCCCGACGGCTGCTGGAAGGGCTGCTCGATGGCGTGCGCCAAGACGATCGACGGCTTCGAGATCAAGACCGGCCCCTACAGGGGCGAGATCGTGACGGTGGACGGCCCCGAGTACGAGACGGCGGCGGCCTGCGCCAACATGGGATGCTTCGACGGCGATTTCGCCGCGGAGTTCAACTTCTACTGCGACACCTACGGCGTCGACACGATCTCGGTGGGCACCTGCATGGCCTTCGTGATGGAATGCTTCGAGAACGGCGTGATCGGCGTCGAGCAGACCGGCGGCAAGGAGCTCCGCTTCGGCGCGACCGCCGAGGTCCTCGAGTGCCTGCACGAGATGGCGCGGGGCGAGGGATTCGGCGTCGACGTGGGACAGGGCATCCGGCGCCTCAAGGAGAAGTGGACGGCCGAGCTCGGCGCGGACCCCGCCTTCCTCCAGGACATCGGGATGGAGGTCAAGGGTCTCGAGTACTCCGAGTACGTCTGCAAGGAATCGCTCGCGCAGCAGATCGGCTACACGATGGCGGTGAAGGGGCCGCAGCACGACGAGGCGTGGCTGATCTTCATGGACATGGTCAACAACCAGATCCCCTCCTTCGAGGACAAGGCCGAGGCGCTCTACTACTATCCGCTGTGGCGGACCTGGTTCGGCCTGCACGGCCTCTGCAAGCTCCTCTGGAACGACGTCGTCCCGCTGAGCAACAAGACGTACCCGCCGAGCGAGGCGGCGAAGGTCCCCGAACACGTCGAGGATTTCTTCAAGTTCTACGAGGGGATGACCGGCCGGCCTCTCGACGAGGAGGGGATGCTCGAGCAGTCGGCCCGGGTGCACAACCTCCAGCGCGTCATGGCCCGCATGTTCGGCTTCGGCACCCGCAAGGACGACATGCCCCCCTACCGCGCCGTCGGCCCCGTGACGGAGACGGAATACGAGTCTCGCGCCGAGCGCTACGACACGCAGCTCAGGGACGAGGCCGGCATCGACCCGGCGGGGAAGACCACCGCCGAGAAGGTCCGGCTGCTCCGCGAGTTCAGGATGGACCGGTACAACAAGACGGTCGACGTCACCTACGCGCGCCGCGGCTGGACCGCCGACGGCGTGCCGACGGTCGAACGGCTCCGGGAGCTCGGCATCGATCTGCCGGAGATCGTGGCGGTCGTCGAGAAGGCCGGGGGATGACCAAAGAGACGATCTTCGAACGGAACGTGCCCGGATCGACGGAGATCCTCCGGCGAAAAACCGTCGGGATCGCCGGCTGCGGGGGAATCGGCTCCAACGCCGCCGTCTCGCTCGTCCGCGCCGGCGTCGGCGAACTCATCCTCATCGACCACGACCGCGTCGAGAGATCGAACCTCAACCGCCAGTTCTTCTTCGAGGAGGACATGGGCCGGCCGAAGGTCGAAGCCCTCGCCGACCGGCTCCGCGGGATCGTGCCGGCGGTGCGCCTCCAACTTCACGACCTCGAGCTGGCGCCGGCGAACGTGCCGGAAATCCTCGCGGACGCCGACCTTCTCGTCGAGGCCTTCGACCGCGCCGAGGCGAAACGCTGGCTCATCGAGGCGTGGTGCACGTCCTTTCCCGGGCGCCACATCGTCGTCGGGAGCGGGCTCGCCGGTCTCGGCGCGACGGACGCCCTGCGCGTCCACTCGGCTGGCTGCATCCACGTCTGCGGCGACGAGGAGACCGACATGAGTCTCGGCCTCTGCGCGCCGCGCGTGGCGATCGTGGCAAACATGCAGGCGAACGTCGCCGTCGAGCTCCTCGTCGGCGGCGGCGAGGAAACCAAATGATCGTCGTCAACGACCGCGACCGCGTCCCCTGGCGCGAGGGGATGACCGTCCAGGACCTGCTGGACGCGATGGGGTACGACTACGTGCTGATCACGGTCACCGTCGACGGCCGGCTCGTTCCCGACCACGACTACGCCTCGCGCCGCCTCGAGGACGGCGCGAAGGTCGGCGTCTTCCACCTCGCCCACGGGGGCTGAGCTTTCCCCGCTCTCCCGCCGGCGCCGGTTCGCCTCGCGCGGCTTTTCGCGCGCGCCGCTCCTACTCCACGCTCATCAGGTGTATCCGCGCGACGGCCTTGACCCCGCGGTCGGAGAAGAAGTCCATCGGCGGGTAGATCGAATACCGGCCGCCGTACTCCCCCGCTCCCCGGTCGATCAGAAGGAACTCGCGGCCGTCGTTGCGGTCGAGCAGCTCGGCGCAGGTGACGGTGACGCGGTAGCCGTCCGGGGCGGCGATGACGAGGTAGCCGCGGCGCAGGAGATCGCCCTCGACGGGCAGGAAGGGCGCCAGGAGCCCGGCGAGGGTCGGCCCGCTGAAGGTGGCGGCCGCGTGGAAGCCCCGGCCGCGCCCGTAGTAGATCCCCCGGTAGGAGGCGAGGGTCCCGCCGGAAAGCGGCGGGGCGATCCGTCCCACCTCGATGCCGTCCCGCAGGATTTCGATCGCCGGCGACCGGAGCGGCTCGACATCGCGGCGGTCGGGAAAGGAGAGGGGCTGCGAGAGGACGGTGATGCGGTTCGGTTCCTCGATGCTCCGCTCGGCGTGGAGATCGCCTGCGACGACGAGGCGGGTCGTCTCGGGGAGGGGCCACTCTTCCTTCGTCTTCGACGGGACGATGCGGGCCACCCGCGTGGCGATCATGATCCGGTGGGGCTCGGTGGGATAGAAGATCTCCCCCCAGCTCAACACCGCTTTCTCCCCGCGGTCGTTCGAGACCACGACGAGGAGATCGATGACTCGCCCGAACTCCGCCTCGTTCCGCTTGGCGACGGCCGTGTCGCGGAGGAGGTCGAAGAGCGACCACCCGTCGTACCGGTACGCGCCGACGAACCGCGCGCCCTCGCCATCGAGGAGGGCCTCGCGGCGCATCAGCGTCCTGCAGGGCAGTCCCGCCGTCGCCGCCGGGCCGGGCGAGACGACCTCCCCGTCGATCGCGAGCGCCGGTCCGCGCAGGTCGTGCAGCTCGACGTCGTCGTAGAAATCGTTGTTCGCCGTATCCGTCGCCGACGCGGCGACGGCGAAAAGCAGGAAAAACCCGGCGATGCCGGCGGCGCGTCTCGTCTTCCCTCTCATCGGAACGGTTCCTTTCGTCGGGCGCCTCCCCCGCGGCAGGCGCGGCTTCTCCCGGTGTCCTCGGCATCCGCGCACGCCGTCGCTTCGCGACCGGCGACGCGCGGAGGGGAGTATACACCGACCGCGGGGGAGATCAACGACGGATCGGAAAAAAAGGCCCCGGGGCGTCCGTCGAAACGGGCGCCCCGCGGGCCTCATGGAGGGATCGTCTTCCGTCACGCCCGTTCGCGCACGGAATGCGGGCTACTTCTTCAGGACCGCCGCGCCGCTGGCCGTTCCGATCGTCACGACCGGCCGTTCGCTTTTGATCGTCACGGTCTTGCGCACGTAGGTGTCGCGGTTGCCGCCGCGCCGGAAGGTCTCCTCGTCATCGAAGTCGAAGGGGCACTTTATCCGCCCGCCGCGCTTCTTCGCCGTCATCTCGACGTAGCCCTTCACCTCGTTGCCGTCGAAGTCGAGGATCGCATCGCCCGACGCTGATCCGACCGAGATGTCGTGGTCGGGGGAGGAAGCGAGCACGACCGTGGCTTTGCCCGAGGCGGTCGAGAACTCGCTGTCGCCCTCGATGACGATTCCGCGCGCATCGACGTTGCCCGAAGCGGTGCTCAGTTCGAAATCGCCCCGGCAGTCGATCGCGTCGACATCGCCCGAGGCGGTGCTCATGTCGAAATCGCCCCGGCAGTCGATCGCATCGACATCGCCCGAGGCCGTGGAGAGGCGGAACCGGCCCGTGCACTTCTCGATCCGGTAGTCGCCGGACGCCGTGCTGAGCCGGAATCTCCCCGCGCACTCCTCGATCCGGTAGCCGCCCGAGGCGGTCGAGGCGGCGAACTCGCCCGTGACGCCCTCGATCGACATCCCGCCGGAGGCCGAGTTGAAATCGATCTCGATCCCGTCCGGCACGGTGACATAAATCTCGCAGTACCCGTCGCTCGAATCGTGGAACTCCTCCTCGATCTCGAGGACGTCGTCGTCACGGTCGATCCGGATCTCGACCGCGTCGGGGTCGTCATAGCGGCTCTCGACCCGCACCGTCACCTTGTCGCCGCCGCTCTTCGTGACGACGCAGCGCCCGGTGACGACCTTTATCTCGATCCGCTCGATCCCGTCGAACGCCTTCTCGTCGGTGCGCGCCGGACGCCGCCGGCGGGCCTCGCCGCCGGCGGGCAGCACGGTCGCGACGGCCGCGAATACGAGCAACACCTTGCACAGGGTACGCATGGGAACCTCCCGTCTCTCGATCGCCGTTCAGCCCGTGTCCCGGATACCGGTCCGCGTCCGCCCCGCCGGGGGGCGGCACTACCCCGAATACGCGCGCGAACGGCAAAGGTTGCACCGGACGTGGCGAGCGGGTATGATGGTCGCCGTGTCCTTTCCAACGACCTGACCGGAGGAGAACACCGCATGA contains the following coding sequences:
- the thiS gene encoding sulfur carrier protein ThiS, which gives rise to MIVVNDRDRVPWREGMTVQDLLDAMGYDYVLITVTVDGRLVPDHDYASRRLEDGAKVGVFHLAHGG
- a CDS encoding DUF4097 family beta strand repeat protein, with protein sequence MRTLCKVLLVFAAVATVLPAGGEARRRRPARTDEKAFDGIERIEIKVVTGRCVVTKSGGDKVTVRVESRYDDPDAVEIRIDRDDDVLEIEEEFHDSSDGYCEIYVTVPDGIEIDFNSASGGMSIEGVTGEFAASTASGGYRIEECAGRFRLSTASGDYRIEKCTGRFRLSTASGDVDAIDCRGDFDMSTASGDVDAIDCRGDFELSTASGNVDARGIVIEGDSEFSTASGKATVVLASSPDHDISVGSASGDAILDFDGNEVKGYVEMTAKKRGGRIKCPFDFDDEETFRRGGNRDTYVRKTVTIKSERPVVTIGTASGAAVLKK
- the thiF gene encoding sulfur carrier protein ThiS adenylyltransferase ThiF encodes the protein MTKETIFERNVPGSTEILRRKTVGIAGCGGIGSNAAVSLVRAGVGELILIDHDRVERSNLNRQFFFEEDMGRPKVEALADRLRGIVPAVRLQLHDLELAPANVPEILADADLLVEAFDRAEAKRWLIEAWCTSFPGRHIVVGSGLAGLGATDALRVHSAGCIHVCGDEETDMSLGLCAPRVAIVANMQANVAVELLVGGGEETK
- a CDS encoding (2Fe-2S)-binding protein; amino-acid sequence: MATGKHTVVIDGEKRVEVVEGTYLLDVLRDNGVAVPTLCHHKDLTPAGLCRLCVVEVEQRGKRKLVTSCNFPVRGDIAVFSSTKKVKTHRKRLAEMYLGRWPNVPTIQSIARLCGATDAEKYRSPLTDENPKACILCGHCVRACEEFIIERILDFAGRGIKRHMAMPFGEVDPHCIGCTSCAYVCPTGAIEIIDDMNHPVDPQLIRDYGMRINAEMATLDKNQCRMREVGTANIVDVMDAYDLLPVLNYQYGKHEDTPKINSVTLKKSYFTQSMPDGCWKGCSMACAKTIDGFEIKTGPYRGEIVTVDGPEYETAAACANMGCFDGDFAAEFNFYCDTYGVDTISVGTCMAFVMECFENGVIGVEQTGGKELRFGATAEVLECLHEMARGEGFGVDVGQGIRRLKEKWTAELGADPAFLQDIGMEVKGLEYSEYVCKESLAQQIGYTMAVKGPQHDEAWLIFMDMVNNQIPSFEDKAEALYYYPLWRTWFGLHGLCKLLWNDVVPLSNKTYPPSEAAKVPEHVEDFFKFYEGMTGRPLDEEGMLEQSARVHNLQRVMARMFGFGTRKDDMPPYRAVGPVTETEYESRAERYDTQLRDEAGIDPAGKTTAEKVRLLREFRMDRYNKTVDVTYARRGWTADGVPTVERLRELGIDLPEIVAVVEKAGG